In one Aquila chrysaetos chrysaetos chromosome 24, bAquChr1.4, whole genome shotgun sequence genomic region, the following are encoded:
- the RALGDS gene encoding ral guanine nucleotide dissociation stimulator isoform X1 produces MPPRLPLPPPPPPPPPRGCSRAAGGRGAFGGGVRLEVAGENSPVVLHSFTQLDPDLPPLESSTQEIGEELEDGVIYSISLRKVQLHHTANKGQRWLGFENESALNLYETCKVRTIKAGTLEKLVEYLVSAFKGNDSTYVTIFLCTYRAFATTKQVLDLLLNRYGKLHVQANGDHARHAVDERLELKNTISSILGAWLDQYSEDFRKPPDFTCLKQLISYVHHNIPGSDLERRARILLAQFQQQEQSESKAEAVDHGGCTFQLVEENGVGDGKPDFLSFSPEMVAEQFTLMDAELFKKVVPYHCLGCIWSQRDKKGKEHLAPTIRATVLQFNSVANCVIATCLGDRSLKPQQRAKVVERWIEVARECRILKNFSSLRAILSALQCNAVHRLKKTWDEVLRESFRTFHELSEIFSDENNHSLSRELLIKEGTSKFATLEINPKRAQKRQQQQREMGVMQGTIPYLGTFLTDLVMLDTAMKDFLDGGLINFEKRRKEFEVIAQIKLLQSACNNYSFTQEDQFVDWFHSLERLSEAESYGLSCEIEPLSESASNTLKAKKNTGIIKRWSDRQPPSTEPCASGSSHSKSFDQLKCGQYLCSGDATDSVSVTSAGSSSSDVEEINISFIPESPDCQEKKVSEIPLASLPQRWYTPSVADGEAKPTVSSASPLLPALQFWESTSLSSLDTSGIGSGSSSASSSSVSSTPVTASRTHKRSVSGISSYSSLSLPLYNQQVDDCCIIRVSLAVDNGNMYKSILVTSQDKTPVVIRKAMAKHNLDGDRPEDYELVQIISEERELKIPDNANVFYAMNSAANYDFVLKKRGFSKGVKIKHGSSSTLPRMKQKGLKIAKGIF; encoded by the exons AGCTCCACACAGGAGATCGGAGAAGAGCTGGAGGATGGTGTGATCTACAGCATATCGCTCCGGAAAGTGCAGCTCCATCACACGGCCAACAAAGGGCAGCGATGGCTGGGG TTTGAGAATGAGTCGGCCTTAAACCTCTACGAGACGTGTAAGGTGCGGACGATAAAAGCTGGGACCTTGGAGAAGCTGGTGGAATACCTGGTCTCAGCCTTCAAGGGCAATGACTCCACCTACGTCACCATCTTCCTGTGCACTTACCGGGCCTTCGCCACCACCAAGCAAGTGCTGGACCTGCTGCTTAACAG GTACGGCAAACTCCACGTGCAGGCGAATGGGGACCACGCCAGGCACGCTGTGGACGAGAGGCTGGAGCTGAAGAA caccaTCTCCTCCATCCTGGGCGCCTGGCTGGACCAGTACTCAGAGGATTTCCGCAAGCCCCCAGACTTCACCTGCCTCAAGCAGCTCATCTCTTACGTGCACCACAACATCCCCGGCTCAGACCTGGAGCGCCGAGCCCGCATCCTGCTGGCCCAGTtccagcagcaagagcagagcGAGTCCAAAGCGGAAG CTGTGGACCATGGCGGCTGCACCTTCCAGCTGGTGGAGGAGAACGGGGTCGGGGACGGGAAGCCAgatttcctctccttctcccccgAGATGGTGGCAGAACAGTTCACGCTGATGGATGCT GAGCTCTTTAAGAAAGTGGTGCCTTACCACTGCCTGGGCTGCATCTGGTCCCAGCGAGACAAGAAGGGCAAAGAGCACCTGGCGCCCACCATCCGCGCCACGGTCTTGCAGTTCAATAGCGTGGCCAACTGTGTCATCGCCACGTGTCTCGGAGACCGGTCCCTGAAGCCGCAGCAGAGGGCTAAAGTGGTGGAGCGGTGGATCGAAGTGGCTCGG GAGTGCCGCATCCTGAAGAACTTCTCCTCCCTCCGAGCCATCCTCTCGGCTCTGCAGTGCAATGCTGTTCACCGGCTGAAGAAGACCTGGGACGAGGTTCTACG GGAGAGCTTCCGCACTTTCCACGAGCTCTCAGAGATCTTCTCCGATGAGAACAACCACTCGCTGAGCCGGGAGCTTCTCATTAAG GAGGGCACGTCCAAATTTGCCACCTTGGAGATCAACCCAAAGAGGGCTCAgaagcggcagcagcagcagcgagagATG GGTGTGATGCAGGGCACCATTCCCTACCTTGGCACCTTCCTCACGGACCTGGTGATGCTCGACACCGCCATGAAGGATTTCCTGGAC GGCGGGCTGATCAActttgagaagagaaggaag GAGTTTGAAGTCATCGCCCAGATCAAGCTGCTTCAGTCGGCCTGCAACAACTACAGCTTCACGCAGGAGGACCAGTTCGTGGACTGGTTCCACAGCCTGGAGCGGCTCAGCGAGGCCGAGAG ctaCGGGCTGTCGTGCGAGATCGAGCCGCTGTCGGAGTCGGCCAGCAACACGTTGAAGGCGAAGAAAAACACGGGCATCATCAAGCGATGGAGCGA CCGGCAGCCACCGAGCACCGAGCCCTGCGCCAGCGGCAGCTCCCACTCGAAATCCTTCGACCAGCTCAAGTGCGGGCAGTACCTGTGCAGCGGGGACGCCACCGACTCGGTGAGCGTCACCTCCGCcggctccagcagctccgacgTGGAGGAGATTAACATCAGCTTCATCCCCGAGTCCCCCGACTGCCAGGAGAAGAAG GTCAGTGAGATCCCTCTGGCCTCCCTCCCCCAGCGCTGGTACACCCCGTCTGTGGCCGATGGAGAAGCTAAACCCACTGTGTCCTCCgcatcccctctcctccctgccctccagtTCTGGGAATccacctccctctcctccctggaCACATCGGGCATCGGCTCAGGCTCCAGCAGTGCCTCGTCCTCTTCCGTCTCCTCCACGCCGGTGACGGCCTCCCGCACCCACAAGCGCTCGGTCTCCGGCATCTCCAGCTACTCTTCCCTCTCGTTGCCCCTCTACAACCAGCAGGTCGACGACTGCTGCATCATCCGCGTCAGCCTGGCTGTGGACAACGGCAACATGTACAAGAGCATCCTG GTGACGAGCCAGGATAAGACCCCAGTCGTTATTCGCAAAGCCATGGCCAAACACAACTTGGATGGGGACCGGCCTGAAGACTATGAGCTCGTTCAGATCATCTCGGAGGAGAGAG AGCTGAAGATCCCCGACAACGCCAATGTCTTCTACGCCATGAACTCCGCCGCCAACTATGACTTTGTGCTCAAGAAGCGAGGCTTCTCCAAGGGGGTGAAGATCAAGCATGGCTCCAGCTCCACCCTGCCCAGGATGAAGCAGAAAGGCCTGAAGATTGCCAAAGGCATCTTCTAG
- the RALGDS gene encoding ral guanine nucleotide dissociation stimulator isoform X2 translates to MSSPSIPGKMEAKPLFNVQKALVQPVQMCMLDIPLSVQDDDSSTQEIGEELEDGVIYSISLRKVQLHHTANKGQRWLGFENESALNLYETCKVRTIKAGTLEKLVEYLVSAFKGNDSTYVTIFLCTYRAFATTKQVLDLLLNRYGKLHVQANGDHARHAVDERLELKNTISSILGAWLDQYSEDFRKPPDFTCLKQLISYVHHNIPGSDLERRARILLAQFQQQEQSESKAEAVDHGGCTFQLVEENGVGDGKPDFLSFSPEMVAEQFTLMDAELFKKVVPYHCLGCIWSQRDKKGKEHLAPTIRATVLQFNSVANCVIATCLGDRSLKPQQRAKVVERWIEVARECRILKNFSSLRAILSALQCNAVHRLKKTWDEVLRESFRTFHELSEIFSDENNHSLSRELLIKEGTSKFATLEINPKRAQKRQQQQREMGVMQGTIPYLGTFLTDLVMLDTAMKDFLDGGLINFEKRRKEFEVIAQIKLLQSACNNYSFTQEDQFVDWFHSLERLSEAESYGLSCEIEPLSESASNTLKAKKNTGIIKRWSDRQPPSTEPCASGSSHSKSFDQLKCGQYLCSGDATDSVSVTSAGSSSSDVEEINISFIPESPDCQEKKVSEIPLASLPQRWYTPSVADGEAKPTVSSASPLLPALQFWESTSLSSLDTSGIGSGSSSASSSSVSSTPVTASRTHKRSVSGISSYSSLSLPLYNQQVDDCCIIRVSLAVDNGNMYKSILVTSQDKTPVVIRKAMAKHNLDGDRPEDYELVQIISEERELKIPDNANVFYAMNSAANYDFVLKKRGFSKGVKIKHGSSSTLPRMKQKGLKIAKGIF, encoded by the exons AGCTCCACACAGGAGATCGGAGAAGAGCTGGAGGATGGTGTGATCTACAGCATATCGCTCCGGAAAGTGCAGCTCCATCACACGGCCAACAAAGGGCAGCGATGGCTGGGG TTTGAGAATGAGTCGGCCTTAAACCTCTACGAGACGTGTAAGGTGCGGACGATAAAAGCTGGGACCTTGGAGAAGCTGGTGGAATACCTGGTCTCAGCCTTCAAGGGCAATGACTCCACCTACGTCACCATCTTCCTGTGCACTTACCGGGCCTTCGCCACCACCAAGCAAGTGCTGGACCTGCTGCTTAACAG GTACGGCAAACTCCACGTGCAGGCGAATGGGGACCACGCCAGGCACGCTGTGGACGAGAGGCTGGAGCTGAAGAA caccaTCTCCTCCATCCTGGGCGCCTGGCTGGACCAGTACTCAGAGGATTTCCGCAAGCCCCCAGACTTCACCTGCCTCAAGCAGCTCATCTCTTACGTGCACCACAACATCCCCGGCTCAGACCTGGAGCGCCGAGCCCGCATCCTGCTGGCCCAGTtccagcagcaagagcagagcGAGTCCAAAGCGGAAG CTGTGGACCATGGCGGCTGCACCTTCCAGCTGGTGGAGGAGAACGGGGTCGGGGACGGGAAGCCAgatttcctctccttctcccccgAGATGGTGGCAGAACAGTTCACGCTGATGGATGCT GAGCTCTTTAAGAAAGTGGTGCCTTACCACTGCCTGGGCTGCATCTGGTCCCAGCGAGACAAGAAGGGCAAAGAGCACCTGGCGCCCACCATCCGCGCCACGGTCTTGCAGTTCAATAGCGTGGCCAACTGTGTCATCGCCACGTGTCTCGGAGACCGGTCCCTGAAGCCGCAGCAGAGGGCTAAAGTGGTGGAGCGGTGGATCGAAGTGGCTCGG GAGTGCCGCATCCTGAAGAACTTCTCCTCCCTCCGAGCCATCCTCTCGGCTCTGCAGTGCAATGCTGTTCACCGGCTGAAGAAGACCTGGGACGAGGTTCTACG GGAGAGCTTCCGCACTTTCCACGAGCTCTCAGAGATCTTCTCCGATGAGAACAACCACTCGCTGAGCCGGGAGCTTCTCATTAAG GAGGGCACGTCCAAATTTGCCACCTTGGAGATCAACCCAAAGAGGGCTCAgaagcggcagcagcagcagcgagagATG GGTGTGATGCAGGGCACCATTCCCTACCTTGGCACCTTCCTCACGGACCTGGTGATGCTCGACACCGCCATGAAGGATTTCCTGGAC GGCGGGCTGATCAActttgagaagagaaggaag GAGTTTGAAGTCATCGCCCAGATCAAGCTGCTTCAGTCGGCCTGCAACAACTACAGCTTCACGCAGGAGGACCAGTTCGTGGACTGGTTCCACAGCCTGGAGCGGCTCAGCGAGGCCGAGAG ctaCGGGCTGTCGTGCGAGATCGAGCCGCTGTCGGAGTCGGCCAGCAACACGTTGAAGGCGAAGAAAAACACGGGCATCATCAAGCGATGGAGCGA CCGGCAGCCACCGAGCACCGAGCCCTGCGCCAGCGGCAGCTCCCACTCGAAATCCTTCGACCAGCTCAAGTGCGGGCAGTACCTGTGCAGCGGGGACGCCACCGACTCGGTGAGCGTCACCTCCGCcggctccagcagctccgacgTGGAGGAGATTAACATCAGCTTCATCCCCGAGTCCCCCGACTGCCAGGAGAAGAAG GTCAGTGAGATCCCTCTGGCCTCCCTCCCCCAGCGCTGGTACACCCCGTCTGTGGCCGATGGAGAAGCTAAACCCACTGTGTCCTCCgcatcccctctcctccctgccctccagtTCTGGGAATccacctccctctcctccctggaCACATCGGGCATCGGCTCAGGCTCCAGCAGTGCCTCGTCCTCTTCCGTCTCCTCCACGCCGGTGACGGCCTCCCGCACCCACAAGCGCTCGGTCTCCGGCATCTCCAGCTACTCTTCCCTCTCGTTGCCCCTCTACAACCAGCAGGTCGACGACTGCTGCATCATCCGCGTCAGCCTGGCTGTGGACAACGGCAACATGTACAAGAGCATCCTG GTGACGAGCCAGGATAAGACCCCAGTCGTTATTCGCAAAGCCATGGCCAAACACAACTTGGATGGGGACCGGCCTGAAGACTATGAGCTCGTTCAGATCATCTCGGAGGAGAGAG AGCTGAAGATCCCCGACAACGCCAATGTCTTCTACGCCATGAACTCCGCCGCCAACTATGACTTTGTGCTCAAGAAGCGAGGCTTCTCCAAGGGGGTGAAGATCAAGCATGGCTCCAGCTCCACCCTGCCCAGGATGAAGCAGAAAGGCCTGAAGATTGCCAAAGGCATCTTCTAG